Proteins encoded in a region of the Triticum dicoccoides isolate Atlit2015 ecotype Zavitan chromosome 3A, WEW_v2.0, whole genome shotgun sequence genome:
- the LOC119267761 gene encoding purple acid phosphatase 15-like, which translates to MPTFAAMSRQPCLCLSCCSKVGGRTGRHRVANSRECNKITRFDFTPILLCSIPIIFPTKSSQFSPCQSHLALLSFRSRRKRERPRHQTTMGIWRGSLPLLLLAAAAAAEPASTLEGPSWPVTVPLREDRGHAVDLPDTDPRVQRRVTGWAPEQIAVALSAAPTSAWVSWITGDFQMGGAVKPLDPGTVGSVVRYGLAADSLVREATGDALVYSQLYPFEGLQNYTSGIIHHVRLQGLEPGTKYYYQCGDPAIPGATSAVHAFRTMPAVGPRSYPGRIAVVGDLGLTYNTTSTVEHMASNQPDLVLLLGDVSYANLYLTNGTGTDCYSCSFAKSTPIHETYQPRWDYWGRYMESVTSTTPMMVVEGNHEIEQQIGNKTFAAYSARFAFPSKESDSFSPFYYSFDAGGIHFIMLAAYAAYSKSGEQYRWLEKDLAKVDRSVTPWLVAGWHAPWYSTYKAHYREAECMRVAMEELLYSYGLDIVFTGHVHAYERSNRVFNYTLDPCGAVHISVGDGGNREKMATTHADDPGRCPEPLSTPDDFMGGFCAFNFTSDPAAGSFCWDRQPDYSAYRESSFGHGILEVKNETHALWKWHRNQDLYQGGVGDEIYIVREPERCLLKSSIAAYF; encoded by the exons ATGCCCACTTTTGCAGCAATGTCGAGGCAACCTTGCTTGTGTTTATCCTGCTGTTCCAAAGTGGGCGGCCGgacgggacgtcaccgagttgccaATTCCAGAGAATGCAACAAGATCACCAGATTCGACTTCACTCCCATCCTTCTCTGCTCGATTCCTATAATTTTTCCCACAAAATCGTCCCAATTCTCTCCATGCCAATCTCACCTCGCACTGCTCTCCTTTCGATCCCGACGAAAGAGGGAGCGCCCGCGGCACCAAACGACTATGGGGATTTGGAGGGGGTCGCTGCCGCTGCTTCTGCTcgccgccgcggcggcggctgAGCCGGCGTCGACGCTGGAGGGACCGTCGTGGCCGGTGACGGTGCCGCTGCGGGAAGACAGGGGCCACGCGGTGGACCTGCCGGACACGGACCCCCGGGTGCAGCGTCGGGTCACAGGCTGGGCTCCCGAGCAGATCGCCGTCGCGCTCTCCGCCGCTCCCACCTCCGCCTGGGTCTCCTGGATCACAG GGGATTTCCAGATGGGCGGCGCCGTCAAACCGCTGGACCCCGGCACGGTCGGCAGCGTCGTGCGCTACGGCCTCGCCGCCGATTCTTTGGTCCGCGAGGCCACCGGCGACGCGCTCGTGTACAGCCAGCTCTACCCCTTCGAGGGCCTCCAGAACTACACCTCCGGCATCATCCACCACGTCCGCCTCCAAG GGCTTGAGCCTGGGACGAAGTACTACTACCAGTGCGGCGACCCAGCCATCCCGGGTGCGACGAGCGCCGTGCACGCGTTccggacgatgccggccgtcgggccgcGGAGCTACCCGGGGAGGATCGCCGTGGTCGGGGACCTCGGGCTCACGTACAACACCACCTCGACCGTGGAGCACATGGCGAGCAACCAGCCCGACCTGGTCCTCCTCCTCGGCGACGTGAGCTACGCCAACCTGTACCTGACCAACGGCACCGGAACGGACTGCTACTCCTGCTCGTTCGCCAAGTCCACCCCCATCCACGAGACGTACCAGCCGCGCTGGGATTACTGGGGGAGGTACATGGAGTCCGTGACGTCGACCACGCCGATGATGGTGGTCGAAGGGAACCATGAGATCGAGCAGCAGATCGGCAACAAGACGTTCGCGGCTTACAGCGCGCGGTTCGCGTTCCCGTCCAAAGAGAGCGACTCCTTCTCCCCCTTCTACTACTCGTTCGACGCTGGCGGCATCCATTTCATCATGCTCGCTGCCTACGCTGCCTACAGCAAATCAG GAGAGCAGTACAGATGGTTGGAGAAGGACCTGGCAAAGGTGGACAGATCGGTGACCCCGTGGCTGGTCGCCGGGTGGCACGCGCCATGGTACAGCACCTACAAGGCTCACTACAGGGAGGCAGAGTGCATGAGAGTGGCCATGGAGGAGCTGCTCTACTCCTACGGCCTCGACATCGTTTTCACCGGCCAT GTGCACGCGTACGAGCGCTCCAACCGGGTGTTCAACTACACGCTGGACCCGTGCGGCGCCGTGCACATCTCGGTGGGCGACGGCGGGAACCGCGAGAAGATGGCCACCACCCACGCCGACGACCCAGGGCGCTGCCCGGAGCCACTGTCCACGCCTGACGACTTCATGGGCGGCTTCTGCGCCTTCAACTTCACGTCCGACCCCGCCGCCGGCAGCTTCTGCTGGGACCGGCAGCCGGACTACAGCGCCTACCGGGAGAGCAGCTTCGGCCACGGCATTCTCGAG GTGAAGAATGAGACGCACGCTCTGTGGAAATGGCACAGGAACCAGGATCTGTATCAAGGTGGTGTCGGAGATGAGATTTATATCGTCCGGGAGCCGGAAAGATGCCTGCTCAAATCCAGCATAGCGGCATACTTTTGA